A window of the Lolium perenne isolate Kyuss_39 chromosome 7, Kyuss_2.0, whole genome shotgun sequence genome harbors these coding sequences:
- the LOC127313598 gene encoding probable serine/threonine-protein kinase BSK3 produces the protein MGAGPWRLLCCCCCCCRRDSDRTGVDDAKLRPDGAGGEAAAAAGGEWYDLPPFQEFTFQQLRLATAGFAADNIVSEGGDKAPNVVYRGKLDAQRRIAVKRFHRNAWPDARQFMEEAKSVGQLRNKRFVNLLGCCCEADERLLVAEYMPNDTLAKHLFHWESQAMVWPMRLRVVLYVVDALDYCISKGRDLYHDLNAYRVLFDDDCNPRLSCFGLMKNSRDGKSYSTNLAFTPPEYMRTGRITPESVIYSFGTLLLDVLSGKHIPPSHALDLIRDRNFSMLIDSCLEGQISNEEGTELLRLASRCLHYEPRERPNVRSLVLALVSLQKDVESPSYDLMDKPRGGTFTLQSIHLSPLAEACSRQDLTAIHEILESTGYRDDEGTANELSFQMWTNQMQTTIDSKKKGDSAFRQKDFSMAIGCYSQFIDVGTMISPTIYARRCLSYLMNDKPQQALNDAVQALAIFPTWPTAFYLQAAALFSLGKEKEAREALHEGAAVETKSRVH, from the exons ATGGGGGCGGGGCCGTGGAGGctgctgtgctgctgctgctgctgctgccgccgcgacTCCGATCGTACCGGGGTCGATGACGCCAAGCTCAGGCCCGACGGCGCCG gtggggaggcggcggcggcggcaggggggGAGTGGTACGACCTCCCGCCGTTCCAGGAGTTCACCTTCCAGCAGCTGCGCCTAGCCACCGCGGGCTTCGCCGCCGACAACATCGTCTCCGAAGGCGGCGACAAGGCGCCCAACGTCGTCTACAGGGGCAAGCTCGACGCCCAGCGCCGGATTGCCGTCAAGCGATTCCACCGCAACGCATGGCCCGACGCGCGCCAGTTCATG gaagaagctaAGTCTGTTGGCCAGCTCCGGAACAAAAGATTCGTAAACTTGCTTGGTTGTTGCTGCGAAGCTGATGAAAGGTTGCTTGTTGCTGAGTACATGCCCAATGACACTCTGGCAAAGCATCTGTTCCATT GGGAATCACAGGCAATGGTATGGCCCATGAGATTACGGGTTGTTCTGTATGTCGTCGACGCTTTAGATTACTGCATAAGCAAGGGCCGGGATCTGTATCATGATCTTAATGCCTATAGAGTTTTGTTTGATGAT GACTGCAACCCTAGGCTTTCATGTTTTGGTCTAATGAAGAACAGCCGGGATGGCAAAAGTTACAGCACCAATTTGGCATTTACTCCTCCTGAATATATGAGGACTG GAAGAATAACTCCAGAAAGTGTCATATACAGCTTCGGCACATTGTTATTGGATGTTCTTAGTGGGAAGCATATTCCTCCTAGCCAT GCCCTTGATCTGATTCGAGATCGAAACTTCAGTATGCTCATAGACTCCTGTTTAGAGGGCCAAATTTCTAATGAGGAAGGAACAGAACTGCTGCGTTTAGCTTCAAGGTGCCTGCATTATGAACCACGAGAACGGCCTAATGTAAGATCTTTGGTTCTTGCGCTGGTTTCTCTTCAGAAGGATGTCGAG TCTCCATCTTACGATCTGATGGATAAACCCCGTGGTGGTACATTTACCCTTCAATCGATCCATCTTTCTCCTCTTGCTGAAGCTTGCTCCAGACAGGATCTTACTGCAATACATGAAATTCTAGAGTCAACTGGCTATAGAGATGACGAGGGAACAGCAAATGAG CTCTCATTTCAGATGTGGACTAATCAAATGCAAACTACCATTGACTCGAAGAAGAAGGGCGATAGTGCATTTCGACAAAAAGATTTTAGCATGGCCATTGGTTGCTACTCTCAG TTCATTGATGTTGGTACCATGATATCGCCAACAATCTATGCCAGGCGTTGCTTGTCATATCTCATGAATGACAAGCCGCAACAAGCTCTGAATGATGCCGTCCAAGCTCTGGCGATATTTCCTACATGGCCGACTGCATTTTATCTTCAGGCTGCAGCCCTGTTTTCATTGGGAAAAGAGAAGGAAGCTCGGGAAGCACTCCACGAGGGTGCAGCTGTAGAGACAAAGAGTAGGGTCCATTAA
- the LOC127313595 gene encoding vesicle-associated membrane protein 714, with amino-acid sequence MAIVYALVARGTVVLAEFAAVSGNAGAVARRILEKLPAADAEPRLCFAQDRYIFHVLRSPADGLTFLCMANDTFGRRVPFIYLEDIQMRFMKNYGRVAHSALAYAMNDEFSRVLHHQMEFFSSNPSADTLNRLRGEVSEIHTVMVDNIDKILDRGDRISLLVDRTSTMQDSAFHFRKQSKRLRRALWMKNAKLLAVLTVVIVLLLYLIIAAFCGGLALSSCRS; translated from the exons ATGGCGATCGTGTACGCGCTCGTGGCGCGGGGCACGGTGGTGCTGGCCGAGTTCGCCGCCGTCTCGGGCAACGCCGGCGCCGTCGCGCGCCGCATCCTCGAGAAGCTCCCCGCAGCCGACGCCGAGCCGCGACTCTGCTTCGCGCAGGACCGCTACATCTTCCACGTCCTCCGCTCCCCCGCCGACGGGCTCACCTTCCTATGCATGGCGAACGACACTTTCGGAA GGAGGGTCCCCTTCATATACCTGGAGGACATCCAGATGAGGTTCATGAAGAACTACGGCAGGGTCGCGCACTCCGCGCTCGCCTACGCCATGAACGATGAGTTCTCCAGGGTGCTCCACCaccagatggagttcttctccagCAACCCCAGCGCCGACACCCTCAACCGCCTCCGCGGAGAAGTCAGCGAG ATACACACTGTCATGGTTGACAACATAGACAAGATCCTGGACAGGGGCGACCGCATCTCGCTGCTTGTGGACAGGACCTCCACCATGCAGGACAGCGCCTTCCACTTCCGCAAGCAGTCCAAGAGGCTCAGGAGAGCTCTCTGGATGAAGAATGCCAAGCTTCT AGCGGTGTTGACTGTGGTCATTGTGCTGCTGCTTTACTTGATCATTGCTGCTTTCTGCGGTGGCCTAGCCCTTTCATCATGCAGATCATAA
- the LOC127313596 gene encoding casparian strip membrane protein 2-like translates to MSSTNEATVIHVDDTTGKAPVTAQPPPPAAPTAPVQQQQRKSGGVPFLLRGGADGFRRCMAFVDLLLRIVAFGPTLAAAIATATSNETLSVFTEHFEFRARFDDFPTFTFFVAANAIAAGYLVLSLPFVVGIIRPKATVARLLLLIGDTVMVVLVTAAASAAAAIVYVAHEGNMRANWVPICMNFHGFCERTSGSVVASFLAVLVFILLVLLSACAIRRRPC, encoded by the coding sequence ATGAGCAGCACCAATGAAGCCACCGTCATCCACGTTGACGACACCACCGGCAAGGCCCCGGTTACAGCTCAGCCGCCACCACCAGCAGCCCCAACCGCGCcggtgcagcagcagcagcgcaaGTCCGGTGGCGTGCCATTCCTCCTACGCGGCGGTGCTGACGGCTTCCGTCGCTGCATGGCCTTCGTGGACCTGCTGCTAAGGATTGTCGCCTTCGGGCCGACGCTGGCGGCCGCCATCGCCACGGCCACCTCCAACGAGACGCTCTCCGTCTTCACCGAGCACTTCGAGTTCCGGGCCAGGTTCGACGACTTCCCGACCTTCACCTTCTTCGTGGCCGCCAACGCGATCGCGGCGGGGTACCTGGTGCTGTCGCTCCCCTTCGTCGTGGGGATCATCCGGCCGAAGGCCACAGTCGCCAGGCTGCTGCTGCTCATCGGCGACACGGTGATGGTGGTGCtcgtgacggcggcggcgtccgcgGCGGCGGCGATCGTGTACGTGGCGCACGAGGGGAACATGCGCGCCAACTGGGTGCCCATCTGCATGAACTTCCACGGCTTCTGCGAGCGCACCAGCGGCTCCGTCGTCGCCTCCTTCCTCGCCGTCCtcgtcttcatcctcctcgtcctcctctccGCGTGCGCCATCCGTCGCCGACCATGCTAG